The genomic interval TGTGTAAATGATTGTATTCTACTTATTCCAAAATATATTATATAATTCTATTAAATATATTTCTGAGAATTTTTGAGCATTTGGGGAAGAATTAGGAATAATGACCACTAAATTTATTATTATTGTATTGTACAAAGCCCTACTAACCTTTTCTAATTTGGATGGGTGTATTTATTACCCCCATATACATGTGGTGCGTTATTATTCGTTATAGTTAGGCTTCTGGCCGAACCCATTTTTGTAACATAGTATATTGCATTAAACTATGGAGGTGAAAAAATGGGTATATTTAGTGATGAAACTTTGTTTATTTTGTTAGTAACTCTACTTTATTCTAAAAAGAGGTATTTCTTATCCCAATTCCTATCTAGAACCGGGTCAGATCTAGCTTCTCAACTTGCAGAAGAGAATATATCAGAAATAGTAGATGATTTAGAGAGATTAGATGAAATGCGTAGATAGAAAATCAGTCGAATAAGTCCATTATTAATGAGAAGTCCTCTAAACGACAGAAAACGGGCAAGCTGTATGGATACTAGTCCATACAGAATATTATTTTGTAAATAGTATACATTAAAATAACATTTTAAGGTTGAAACTTCGATGATTTCATATTTATTTGTGATGACCATGGTAAGTTTTATTTGTATGATAGTAGTATTGATTGAATATGAAACATTAGTCTATGAATTATTTATTAGAGAACCCATTCAAAACGTGCCCTTTTTAACACCTCAACCTTTAGCAGAGCCAGATAGCTTGATTACTGAAGAATTTTTATAACATTGTCATAGGTTTTAATTAAACACAATGATTAGTGAGTCGATTAGTTCCAGTTATTCATAAATGAAAAATTGGAACTATTTTATTTTACATAATCAGGAATCTACTTTGAGGTTTATCATAGTTTAGCTTCCTTTGCCTCTTATTTACATAGACTTCAGTAAATTTTTGTCACGTTATATATGAAAGCCCAACCTTCTATAGAAAATATTTCATATATTAAAGTAAAATAATTATAGAAGGTGAAATTATTAATGGAAGATAAAGATTGTAAATGTAGAGTGGTTCCACCACCACCGAAAGGACCACAGGGGCCACCGGGGAAACCTGGAGGGCAAGGTCCAATGGGTATCCAAGGACCAACAGGATCAACAGGACCAACAGGACCAACAGGACCAACAGGTACCCCAAAGATTGTTAGTTTTCGAGCCGAAAATAACGCCCAACAGGACGTACCTGCTACTGCCATAATCGAATTTCAAAATGAAATTTATGATTGTGTACAACCACCTGGTAATTATAACCCACAAACATCAACATTCACTGCACCATGTGATGGTATTTATCATTTCACTAGCAGTGCACTTGTGCAAGGTAATCAAGGAACGAATATTCAGATTAGCATAGTAAAATTGGAGGTAGGTCCATCTTTGATTGCATGCAACTCATATACGTTTAACGAAGATGGGGAAATGAGCTGTGTAAGCGTAGGTACTTCAATAGACTTACTTACAGGTGAAGGAGTACAGGTTCTACTTCAAGCAACGGGAGCTGTTTCAATTATACAGAATGGTACACCTACTGTTGGTAATAGAGCAACTTGCTTCACTGGAGAGATTGTCAATGATATGTGCATGCCCCTTAATTGAAATTTAAAGAAGCTGGTATAAAACGCCAGCTTCATTGAATGTTAATGTTTATAATATTCAAATCTAGTTTACATAATGAACACGATAGGAACTTTTGGTAATATACACAATTAACATAGACTTCAGTCCATTTTAGTCACATTATATATGTTAGTCCACTCTTCTATAGATAATAT from Cytobacillus sp. IB215665 carries:
- a CDS encoding C1q-like domain-containing protein, producing the protein MEDKDCKCRVVPPPPKGPQGPPGKPGGQGPMGIQGPTGSTGPTGPTGPTGTPKIVSFRAENNAQQDVPATAIIEFQNEIYDCVQPPGNYNPQTSTFTAPCDGIYHFTSSALVQGNQGTNIQISIVKLEVGPSLIACNSYTFNEDGEMSCVSVGTSIDLLTGEGVQVLLQATGAVSIIQNGTPTVGNRATCFTGEIVNDMCMPLN